One window of Triplophysa rosa linkage group LG10, Trosa_1v2, whole genome shotgun sequence genomic DNA carries:
- the ptgr2 gene encoding prostaglandin reductase 2 isoform X1, translating into MLKAKRVVLHSRPGKNGHPVPEDFRVEETVKPSELKEGEVLVRTLYLSVDPYMRCRMNDDTGADYLLPWRLEEPVDGGGVGIVEASKNKALSFGSIVTSFNWRWQSYDVMNGSLLHKVNPEMVNGHLSYFLGAVGMPGLTALLGVREKGHATPGTNQTMVVSGAAGACGSIAGQIGRLDGCERVVGICGSDQKCQTLVTELGFTSAINYKKGDISSALKEHCPKGIDIYFDNVGGPISDAVISQMNTDGHVILCGQISQYNKDVPYPPPLSEDTQDSLRFKNITRERFVVLNYMEKHKEGLLQLSHWVKTGQIKVLETVVNGIENMGDAFCSMMTGGNVGKQIVKISD; encoded by the exons atgttaaaggcGAAAAGAGTTGTTTTGCACTCTCGTCCAG GCAAAAATGGTCATCCGGTTCCAGAAGATTTCCGAGTTGAAGAAACCGTTAAACCCAGTGAGCTGAAAGAAGGAGAGGTGCTAGTTCGGACACTGTATCTGTCAGTTGACCCGTACATG CGTTGTCGCATGAACGATGATACTGGCGCTGACTACCTGTTGCCATGGAGATTAGAGGAGCCCGTGGACGGAGGTGGAGTTGGAATAGTGGAGGCAAGCAAAAATAAAGCATTGTCTTTTGGCAGTATTGTCACATCCTTCAACTGGCGCTGGCAGTCATATGATGTGATGAATGGAAGCCTTTTACATAAG GTTAATCCAGAGATGGTAAATGGTCACCTGTCATATTTTCTGGGAGCAGTAGGCATGCCTGGCCTTACTGCTCTATTAGGGGTGAGAGAGAAGGGTCATGCGACTCCTGGGACCAATCAAACAATGGTTGTCAGTGGAGCAGCTGGTGCTTGTGGGTCAATTGCAGGACAG ATTGGCAGATTGGATGGTTGTGAGAGGGTGGTGGGAATTTGCGGTTCCGACCAGAAATGCCAGACCTTGGTGACCGAGCTGGGTTTTACTTCAGCTATTAACTACAAGAAGGGAGATATCAGCTCAGCTCTGAAGGAACATTGCCCCAAAGGGATTGATATTTACTTTGATAATGTAGGGGGTCCCATCAGCGATGCTGTTATATCACAG ATGAATACCGATGGTCACGTGATCCTGTGTGGCCAGATCTCACAGTACAATAAGGATGTGCCTTACCCTCCACCTCTTAGTGAGGATACCCAAGACTCTTTGCGTTTCAAGAACATTACAAG GGAGAGATTTGTTGTATTGAACTACATGGAGAAGCACAAAGAAGGTCTTCTTCAGCTCAGTCACTGGGTAAAGACAGGACAGATAAAG gtgttggaaACTGTTGTGAATGGTATAGAAAACATGGGAG ATGCCTTTTGCTCCATGATGACCGGAGGCAACGTAGGGAAACAGATCGTCAAAATTTCAGACTGA
- the ptgr2 gene encoding prostaglandin reductase 2 isoform X2 yields the protein MLKAKRVVLHSRPGKNGHPVPEDFRVEETVKPSELKEGEVLVRTLYLSVDPYMRCRMNDDTGADYLLPWRLEEPVDGGGVGIVEVNPEMVNGHLSYFLGAVGMPGLTALLGVREKGHATPGTNQTMVVSGAAGACGSIAGQIGRLDGCERVVGICGSDQKCQTLVTELGFTSAINYKKGDISSALKEHCPKGIDIYFDNVGGPISDAVISQMNTDGHVILCGQISQYNKDVPYPPPLSEDTQDSLRFKNITRERFVVLNYMEKHKEGLLQLSHWVKTGQIKVLETVVNGIENMGDAFCSMMTGGNVGKQIVKISD from the exons atgttaaaggcGAAAAGAGTTGTTTTGCACTCTCGTCCAG GCAAAAATGGTCATCCGGTTCCAGAAGATTTCCGAGTTGAAGAAACCGTTAAACCCAGTGAGCTGAAAGAAGGAGAGGTGCTAGTTCGGACACTGTATCTGTCAGTTGACCCGTACATG CGTTGTCGCATGAACGATGATACTGGCGCTGACTACCTGTTGCCATGGAGATTAGAGGAGCCCGTGGACGGAGGTGGAGTTGGAATAGTGGAG GTTAATCCAGAGATGGTAAATGGTCACCTGTCATATTTTCTGGGAGCAGTAGGCATGCCTGGCCTTACTGCTCTATTAGGGGTGAGAGAGAAGGGTCATGCGACTCCTGGGACCAATCAAACAATGGTTGTCAGTGGAGCAGCTGGTGCTTGTGGGTCAATTGCAGGACAG ATTGGCAGATTGGATGGTTGTGAGAGGGTGGTGGGAATTTGCGGTTCCGACCAGAAATGCCAGACCTTGGTGACCGAGCTGGGTTTTACTTCAGCTATTAACTACAAGAAGGGAGATATCAGCTCAGCTCTGAAGGAACATTGCCCCAAAGGGATTGATATTTACTTTGATAATGTAGGGGGTCCCATCAGCGATGCTGTTATATCACAG ATGAATACCGATGGTCACGTGATCCTGTGTGGCCAGATCTCACAGTACAATAAGGATGTGCCTTACCCTCCACCTCTTAGTGAGGATACCCAAGACTCTTTGCGTTTCAAGAACATTACAAG GGAGAGATTTGTTGTATTGAACTACATGGAGAAGCACAAAGAAGGTCTTCTTCAGCTCAGTCACTGGGTAAAGACAGGACAGATAAAG gtgttggaaACTGTTGTGAATGGTATAGAAAACATGGGAG ATGCCTTTTGCTCCATGATGACCGGAGGCAACGTAGGGAAACAGATCGTCAAAATTTCAGACTGA